The window GCTCTTCTGCACCACCCACCCCGCGGAGGTCACCCTCGAGGCGGTCGCGAAGAAGGCGGGGGTCGGGATCGCGACGCTCTACCGCAACTTCGCCGACCGTGAGGAGCTCATGGTCGAGTGCGCCGCCTCCGCCCTGCGCCGGGCCGTCGCCATCGCCCAGCAGGCGCTCGCCGACTTCGCGGACGACCCGGCCGCCGCCTGGGAGGGATTCGTGCGCGGCCTCGTCGACCTCGGCGTCGGTCCCCTCGTCCCCGCGCTGGCCCCCGAGCACCTCACCGAGCTGCCCCCGGCCGTCAACGCCGTCCGCGACGAGCTGGCGGGCAGCATCTCCGACCTGCTCAGCCGCGCCCAGGAGGCGGGGCTGGCCGACCCCTCCCTCAGCGGGCCGCAGTTCATGGCCCAGCTCATCGTGATCACCCGCCCCCCGATCAGCGGGGTCCTCGATCTCGACCCGGACGTCACCGACCGTCTGGTGACGGCCCTGCTGCTGCCTCCGGCCCGCTGAAGCCCAGCCGCTCCCGCTCCGCCCTGATGATGGCCTCCGCGAGCTGTCCCTCCGTGACGTCCACGGCGTCGTCCACCTGCGCGGACTCTGAGGGGCGGGCGTAGGCGTCGAAAAGCTGCGTCTTGCCGGCGAGCATCTCCACCATGCGCTCGTCGACGGTGTCGTCGCCGATGAGGCGGTGCACCAGCACCGTGGAGGTCTGCCCCATGCGGTGGGCGCGGGCGATGGCCTGCGCCTCGATCGAGGGCTTGACCTGGGGCTCGACGAGGATGACCACGGACGCGGCCTGGATGTTGAGTCCGGTGCCGCCCGCGGTGATCTGGGCGATGAGGGCCGAGCCGGCGGGGGCGGCCGCGAGGTCGTCGATGAGCTCCTGACGGGCGGCCGGGGAGACCTGCCCGGAGAGCCGCCCGACGACGCGGTCCCCCAGCTCCTCCTCGAGGCGGTCGAGCACGTCGAGGAAGTAGGTGAAGATGAGCACGCGCCGGTCGGCCTCGGCGGCCTCCTCGACGATCTCGCGGATGCGCTCCAGCTTCGCGGGCACCGCCTTCGGGGTGGTCATGGCGGCGCGGCGCATGGCCATGAAGTTCCCGGCGCGCACGGCCTCGGCGTAGTGGCGGTGGTCGGCCGGGGTGAGGTCGATCCAGTCGGTCTGTTCGAGGCGCTCGGGGAGTTCGTCAAGGACGTCGGCTTGATTGCGGCGCAGGTAGGCCGGGGCGATGTGCCGGCGGAAGTCCGCGGCCTGCATCGTCGACATGCCCGTGGTCAGCAGGTCGGGGGCCACGAAGCCGACGAGCGTGGCGAACTCCTGGACGCGGTTCTCCAGCGGCGTGCCGGAGAGCAGCAGGGCGTGCGAGGCGGCGTCGATGAAGCGGCGCACCGCCTTCGTGCGGCCGGTGGAGGGGTTCTTGATCATGTGGGCCTCGTCGACGACGACGAAGTCCGGGTGGCGCAGCTGCGTGGTGCGCGCGCCGTCGTAGGTGAGCAGGCAGATGCCGCCGGTCTCCTCCCACGCCCGGACGGCGTCGACGCGGTCGGTACCGTGGGCACGGTAGACGGGCAGGTCGGTGAAGCGGCGGGACTCGCGCTCCCAGTTCGTCATCACCGACGCCGGGCACACCACGAGGGTGTGCCGCCGCCCCTCGGCGTAGAGGTGCGCGGCAGCGGCCAGCGCCTGGACGGTCTTGCCCAGGCCCATGTCGTCGCCGAGGATGACCTTCTCCTGCACGAGGGTGAAGCGGGCGCCGAAGGACTGGTAGCCGCGCAGGTGCAGGTCGGTCAGGTGGGTCCGGTCGAGGCGGAGGGCGCGGATCCGCTCGAGGACGTCGGCCGCCAGGTCGTCGCCGCCCTCGACCTCCAGGTCGAGCAGGGTGGCCAGCAGCGCCTGGTAGTGGGCGGGTCGGCTGAGGTAGTCGGCCCACGTGTCCCCGGAGAGGCTCACCGGGCGGGCCGGGGCGAGGATGTCGGGGTTGACTTGGGCCCAGTCGATGTCGTCGCTGAACTCACGCCACTCGGGTGAGCCGGGGTCGGCGAGCACGTCCCACAGTCCACCGGTGGCGGGAACCTTCTCCGCGTACGCGAGGATGCGGCGGCGGCGGGCGCGCTGGATCTCGTCGAGGACGTTGATCTGGTCGAACTGCGCCAGCAGCCGGACCAGTCCGGTGGCCGCCCGGGTGGGTGTGTCGCCGATGCCGGTGGTGTGCGTGCCGACGGCCTCCTGCCGCAGCGTCTCCGCCGCCGCGCGCAGGCGGCGGGCGGTGGTCGCACCGATGCCCTGGATCTGGGTGAGGCGGCCGGTGGGCATGGCCAGGACGTCGGCGACGGTGAACACGCCGATGTCCTCGAGCCCGGCGAAGCGCAGGCGTTCGTTGGTGGCGGTGCGCAGCGCGTCGACGGGCAGCTGCCGCAGGAGGATCTCCGCCCTCTCCGCGGTGAGGGCCGTGAGCAGCCGTTCGGCCTGCTGCCGCAGCGCCGGCTCGGAGTGCGGGTCGGCGGCCAGGGCACGCGCCCGGGACAGCACGTCCGCTTGCCGTGTGGCGTCGTGCTGGTGCAGTGTCCGGCCCGACGCGCCGAGGGCCTTGCCCACCCGCTCCCGCGCCGCCGCCAGCAGGTGCTCGGGCGTGCCGTGGCTGCCCGGGTGGAGGTGCACGCCGCGGGACTGCAACTGGTCGGCCTGTCCGGCGATGTCCAGGTAGGTGCGGATGTCCAGGTCCAGCGCGCGGAAGGAGTGGTCGTACAGGCGCGCCTGCAGGTCGGTGGCCGCGGTCCGCGCCTGGGCCAGCCGGGCGCCGCCGAAGAGTCTGCCGAGCAGACCCGGCGCGGCCCCCTCAGCCTGGCTCCGGAGGGAGGTGAGGACGGCGGCGGCCGCCAGGTACTGGCGGATGCGCCCCCAGGAGTTGGGCAGGCGGTCGAGTTCCACGGAGGAGTAGAAGCCGGCGGGCCAGGTGACCGCCCCCGGCGGGAGGAGGTGGCAGGTCTCCCCCAGGGCGACGGCGCCGCGGGTGTCCGGGGTGAGGCGGGGGGCGTCGATACGCCGGGACGCCTCGGTGGCACGGTGCAGGACGTCGTCGGCCTCCCGTAGGAGGGCGTCGAGGTCGGCGCGGGTGAAATCAGCCATGGTTCTCATCTTCTCACTACCCTGAGAAGTGTGAGTGAGCAGACATCTACCAACCGCGCCATCCCTTTCCTGGCGGCCTTCAACGACATCGAGGCCTATCTGCGGGAGTTGCTGAACGCGAAGAAGTCCGACAACTTCCGGTGGATGGTGGACCAGGCGGTGCGTCGGCACCTGATCTCGGAGGATCACGCGGGTGACCTCAAGGAGTTCGCGGAGCTGCGCAACGCGATCAGCCACGGGCGCTACACCGAGGACATGCGGCCCATCGCGGAGCCGCTGGAGGAGACGGTGCGTGACATCGAGCGGATCCGGGACATCCTGCGCGATCCGCCGACGGCCCTGGGGGTGCTCGGTCATCATGAGGTGCGTACCGTCGCCCCGGACGACGACATCCGGGAGGCCCTGCGCATCATCCGTTCGACGACGATCTCGCAGCTGCCGATCTACGACGACGGCCGCTGCATCGGCATCCTGACCACCAACACCATCGCGCGGTGGGTGGCCGCGGACCTGGACGACAACGACCACCTCGACGCCCGCACGATCGCCGAGGTGCTCGACTGGGCGGAGGACAACGACCGGGCGCTGTTCCTCCCCCGTGACGTGCTGGCCCAGGAGGCCATCGACGCCCTGACGACGCCGAAGAAGGACGGGTCGATGCCACGGGCGGCGATCATCACCGAGCACGGCCGCAAGGACCAGCGGCCGATCCGTGTCATCGGCGGGTCGGACATCGCGGTGCTCATGGAGGCCGTGGCGACGTAGTCCGGAGGTGACACCTTGACACGATGTTGACATGTCACATACAGTGGGGGCCATTAGCGAAACAACTGAGGAGAAACCCACCATGCAGTTCGGCATCTTCACCATCGGCGACGTCACCACGGACCCCACCAACGGCCAGACCCCCACCGAGCACGAGCGGATCAAGGCGACCCTCGCCATCGCCCGGAAGGCCGAGGAGGTGGGCCTCGACGTCTTCGCCACCGGCGAGCACCACAACCCGCCCTTCGTCGCCCCCGCCAATCCCCCGGTCCTGCTCGCCCACATCGCCGCCCAGACCGAGAAGCTCATCCTCTCCACCGCGACGACCCTCATCACCACCAACGACCCGGTCCGCCTGGCCGAGGACTACGCCTACCTGCAGCACCTCGCCGACGGCCGCGTCGACCTCATGATGGGCCGCGGCAACACCGGCCCCGTCTACCCGTGGTTCGGCCAGGACATCCGCCAGGGCATCCCGCTGGCGATCGAGAACTACCACCTCCTGCGCCGCCTGTGGCGTGAGCCGGTGGTCAACTGGCAGGGCCAGTTCCGCACCCCACTGCAGGGCTTCACCGCGACCCCGGCACCGCTGGACGACGTCCCGCCCTTCGTGTGGCACGGCTCGATCCGCTCCGTGCAGATCGCCGAGCAGGCCGCCTACTACGGCGACGGCTTCTTCCACAACAACATCTTCTGGAACAAGGAGCACACCGCGAAGATGGTGGACATCTACCGTCGCCGCTACGAGCAGTACGGCCACGGCCAGGCTGACCAGGCGATCGTCGGCCTCGGCGGCCAGGTGTTCATCGGCGAGACGGAGCAGGCCGCGAAGGACTTCTTCCGCCCCTACTTCGACAACGCCCCGGTGTACGGCCACGGCCCCTCCCTCGAGGAGTTCACCGACATGACCCCGCTGACGGTGGGCACCGTCGAGCAGGTCATCGACCGCACGATGGAGTTCGCCGACTGGGTGGGCGACTACCAGCGCCAGCTCTTCCTCGTCGACCACGCCGGCCTGCCGCTGGAGGTCGTCCTGGACCAGATCGAGATCCTGGGCACCCAGGTCGTCCCCGAGCTGCGCCGCCGCATGGAGGCCCGCCGCCCGGAGCACGTCCCCTCCAACCCGCCGACGCACGCGTCGCTCAAGGAGAACCGCAACTCCCCGCACTTCCGGGTCTCCCCGGGTGAGTCCGCAGAGGAGGCCAAGTAGTGCGTACCCTGACCGTCATCTCCGCCGGCCTGGGCGTCCCGTCGACGACCCGCCAGGTCGCCGACCAGATCGCCGCGGCCACCTCGGCCGCGGTCTCCGCGCGGGGTGAGAACCTGCAGATCCAGGTCATCGAGCTGCGCGAACTGGTCAACGACCTGGGCCGCGCCCTGACCACCGGCATGTCCTCCCCCGCCCTCGACGAGGCGAAGGAACTCGTCTCCGCCTCCGACGGCCTCATCGTGGCCACGCCGGTGTTCAAGGCCAGCTACTCGGGACTGTTCAAGACGTTCTTCGACGTCCTCGACCGGGACGCCCTCAACGGCATGCCCGTCATCATCGCCGCCACCGCCGGCACCGCACGTCACTCCCTGGTGCTCGACTACGCGATCCGTCCGCTGCTCACCTACATGCGTGCCTTCGTGGTGCCCACCGGCGTCTTCGCCGCGACAGACGACTTCGGCTCCGAGGAGGGATCGCTTCTCGACGCCCGCGTGAACC of the Corynebacterium humireducens NBRC 106098 = DSM 45392 genome contains:
- a CDS encoding DEAD/DEAH box helicase; its protein translation is MADFTRADLDALLREADDVLHRATEASRRIDAPRLTPDTRGAVALGETCHLLPPGAVTWPAGFYSSVELDRLPNSWGRIRQYLAAAAVLTSLRSQAEGAAPGLLGRLFGGARLAQARTAATDLQARLYDHSFRALDLDIRTYLDIAGQADQLQSRGVHLHPGSHGTPEHLLAAARERVGKALGASGRTLHQHDATRQADVLSRARALAADPHSEPALRQQAERLLTALTAERAEILLRQLPVDALRTATNERLRFAGLEDIGVFTVADVLAMPTGRLTQIQGIGATTARRLRAAAETLRQEAVGTHTTGIGDTPTRAATGLVRLLAQFDQINVLDEIQRARRRRILAYAEKVPATGGLWDVLADPGSPEWREFSDDIDWAQVNPDILAPARPVSLSGDTWADYLSRPAHYQALLATLLDLEVEGGDDLAADVLERIRALRLDRTHLTDLHLRGYQSFGARFTLVQEKVILGDDMGLGKTVQALAAAAHLYAEGRRHTLVVCPASVMTNWERESRRFTDLPVYRAHGTDRVDAVRAWEETGGICLLTYDGARTTQLRHPDFVVVDEAHMIKNPSTGRTKAVRRFIDAASHALLLSGTPLENRVQEFATLVGFVAPDLLTTGMSTMQAADFRRHIAPAYLRRNQADVLDELPERLEQTDWIDLTPADHRHYAEAVRAGNFMAMRRAAMTTPKAVPAKLERIREIVEEAAEADRRVLIFTYFLDVLDRLEEELGDRVVGRLSGQVSPAARQELIDDLAAAPAGSALIAQITAGGTGLNIQAASVVILVEPQVKPSIEAQAIARAHRMGQTSTVLVHRLIGDDTVDERMVEMLAGKTQLFDAYARPSESAQVDDAVDVTEGQLAEAIIRAERERLGFSGPEAAAGPSPDGR
- a CDS encoding TetR/AcrR family transcriptional regulator; the encoded protein is MRADALVRRRLLIDAATELFCTTHPAEVTLEAVAKKAGVGIATLYRNFADREELMVECAASALRRAVAIAQQALADFADDPAAAWEGFVRGLVDLGVGPLVPALAPEHLTELPPAVNAVRDELAGSISDLLSRAQEAGLADPSLSGPQFMAQLIVITRPPISGVLDLDPDVTDRLVTALLLPPAR
- a CDS encoding FMN reductase; protein product: MRTLTVISAGLGVPSTTRQVADQIAAATSAAVSARGENLQIQVIELRELVNDLGRALTTGMSSPALDEAKELVSASDGLIVATPVFKASYSGLFKTFFDVLDRDALNGMPVIIAATAGTARHSLVLDYAIRPLLTYMRAFVVPTGVFAATDDFGSEEGSLLDARVNRAAAELADQMVASASVGGLGGVTSAGQATRRLTGVDPAENLVPFSQLLRGHDGM
- a CDS encoding CBS domain-containing protein, with amino-acid sequence MSEQTSTNRAIPFLAAFNDIEAYLRELLNAKKSDNFRWMVDQAVRRHLISEDHAGDLKEFAELRNAISHGRYTEDMRPIAEPLEETVRDIERIRDILRDPPTALGVLGHHEVRTVAPDDDIREALRIIRSTTISQLPIYDDGRCIGILTTNTIARWVAADLDDNDHLDARTIAEVLDWAEDNDRALFLPRDVLAQEAIDALTTPKKDGSMPRAAIITEHGRKDQRPIRVIGGSDIAVLMEAVAT
- a CDS encoding LLM class flavin-dependent oxidoreductase — encoded protein: MQFGIFTIGDVTTDPTNGQTPTEHERIKATLAIARKAEEVGLDVFATGEHHNPPFVAPANPPVLLAHIAAQTEKLILSTATTLITTNDPVRLAEDYAYLQHLADGRVDLMMGRGNTGPVYPWFGQDIRQGIPLAIENYHLLRRLWREPVVNWQGQFRTPLQGFTATPAPLDDVPPFVWHGSIRSVQIAEQAAYYGDGFFHNNIFWNKEHTAKMVDIYRRRYEQYGHGQADQAIVGLGGQVFIGETEQAAKDFFRPYFDNAPVYGHGPSLEEFTDMTPLTVGTVEQVIDRTMEFADWVGDYQRQLFLVDHAGLPLEVVLDQIEILGTQVVPELRRRMEARRPEHVPSNPPTHASLKENRNSPHFRVSPGESAEEAK